A window of the Thunnus albacares chromosome 15, fThuAlb1.1, whole genome shotgun sequence genome harbors these coding sequences:
- the pax1a gene encoding paired box protein Pax-1a, whose protein sequence is MEQTYGEVNQLGGVFVNGRPLPNAIRLRIVELAQLGIRPCDISRQLRVSHGCVSKILARYNETGSILPGAIGGSKPRVTTPNVVKNIREYKQNDPGIFAWEIRDRLLADGVCDKYNVPSVSSISRILRNKIGNLSQPNQYESSKQASVQAGLSYNHIYPYSYSNTMSPTGTKMASPPGVPVTAGHVSISRAWPSAHTVSNILGIRAFMDPAAIAGTEGYPPKMEDWSSVNRAAFPAAHTVNGIDKSAIDADIKYGQPSSTLSSYVSACAYSPTNQYGVYSGPAGGYVAPGHHHWQPQSPALSHPGGGMSMHAGEIHSPMAFKHQAREGERKPPSPLSKQQQQQQQHEDLNSVHGLSLPTSSS, encoded by the exons ATGG AGCAAACCTATGGAGAGGTGAACCAGTTAGGCGGCGTGTTCGTCAATGGCAGACCCCTGCCCAACGCCATACGGTTAAGAATAGTGGAGCTGGCTCAGCTCGGGATCAGACCCTGCGATATAAGCCGACAGCTCCGGGTCTCCCACGGCTGCGTGAGCAAGATTTTGGCGAGGTACAACGAGACGGGCTCCATCTTACCCGGTGCAATCGGAGGGAGCAAACCACGGGTCACGACGCCTAACGTGGTGAAAAATATCAGGGAATACAAACAAAACGACCCCGGGATCTTTGCCTGGGAGATCCGGGACAGGCTTTTAGCAGATGGAGTTTGTGACAAGTACAATGTCCCATCGGTTAGTTCGATCAGCAGGATTTTACGCAACAAGATTGGAAATCTCTCCCAGCCCAACCAATATGAGAGCAGTAAGCAAGCCTCCGTGCAGGCCGGGCTCTCGTACAATCACATATATCCTTATTCCTACTCCAACACCATGTCGCCCACTGGCACTAAAATGGCCAGCCCTCCTGGAGTACCGGTGACGGCTGGACATGTGAGCATATCCAGGGCCTGGCCTTCTGCACACACCGTCAGCAACATCCTCGGTATACGAGCCTTCATGGATCCTGCAG CCATTGCTGGGACGGAGGGGTACCCACCAAAAATGGAGGACTGGAGTAGCGTCAACAGAGCAGCTTTCCCCGCGGCTCACACGGTCAACGGGATTGACAAATCAGCCATTGACGCCGACATAAAATATGGACAG CCATCCTCGACACTGTCCAGTTATGTCTCGGCGTGCGCTTACTCCCCCACCAACCAGTACGGAGTGTACAGCGGGCCAGCAGGCGGCTACGTGGCCCCAGGGCACCACCACTGGCAGCCGCAGAGCCCGGCCCTGTCCCACCCAGGCGGCGGGATGAGCATGCATGCAGGGGAGATCCACTCGCCGATGGCCTTCAAGCATCAGGCCCGAGAAG gagagagaaaacCGCCCAGTCCCCTgagcaagcagcagcagcagcagcagcaacatgaaGACTTGAACAGTGTGCATGGACTCAGTCTCCCTACCTCATCATCATAA